The Xylocopa sonorina isolate GNS202 chromosome 11, iyXylSono1_principal, whole genome shotgun sequence genome includes the window TTGTCTTCATACAATCACATGAACATTGGAAGGCATGAAATTAAATGAATTGAAGTTTGCTTTCCATCACTTGCATCTTGCATAATAGCCGctgtttttttcattttcttgtCATATTATTACTAGATTAGATATTTTATGTTTAAGCAACACTTGTTGTTTGTTGTTTATAATAAAATCATTAAGCAGTCATGCAGCCTAAGCAACATCCTTAAACGGCTACTAATTAGGTTTGTATTAATACAAAGTAAGACCAAATGTGCtacaaattttattaaaaaaacttTATAACTTTGCCTAGTATAATTTATGTTTCTCCATCTTGTCTATTAGCGTATAATTTGTAAAGGAGCATTGATATTAATGCCATAGTatcatgtttatttaaaacaattaAAATAGTTTAATAGTCATTGACTGGCACATACTTGATTTTGTTGATAGGTTGAGAAACCTGTAACTGAGGGTCTTAGTCATCGTACACGAGATCAATGGGAGATTGATCGTTCATCTCTTAAATTTGTGAGAAAATTAGGCCAAGGTCAATTTGGAGAAGTGTGGGAAGGATCATGGAACAATACAACTGCAGTGGCAATAAAGACACTTAAACCAGGAACTATGGATCCTAAAGATTTCTTAGCAGAAGCACAAATTATGAAGAAACTTCGTCATGCAAAGTTAATTCAATTGTATGCTGTTTGTACTTTAGAAGAACCTATTTATATTATCACAGAGTTGATGAGGAATGGTAGTTTGCTGGAATATCTTCAAGGTAACATtaaattacattattttattgTCTGTACCTTAGAGATAAAAAAATACATCATTTTATTGAAATCCTATCTTTTCTTAAATCTATTATGTATGTAATGGAGATGCAATCGTTTGTCTCTTAGGTACAGATGTATTTCTTCATCTATCCATTAATTTATATACATATCATTATTTTTCTTAGTAGGAAAAGGAAAAACATTAAATCTACAGCGACTAATTGATATGGCTGCGCAAATTGCAGCAGGTATGGCTTATCTCGAGTCGCAAAATTATATTCACAGGGATTTAGCCGCTCGTAATGTTTTGGTAGCAGAATTAAATGTTGTGAAGATCGCAGATTTTGGTTTAGCTAGGTTGATTAAAGAAGATGAATACGAAGCTCGAATAGGAGCACGCTTTCCAATTAAATGGACTGCACCTGAAGCTGCGAATTACAGTAAATTCAGTATTAAATCTGACGTTTGGTCATTTGGTATACTTCTTACCGAACTGGTTACTTACGGTAGAATACCTTATCCgggtaaatatttatttttaagtaaatttcataaattttatttataaaggttgaaataaaattatttaattgatTTATTTAATTACAAAGGTATGACAAATGCTGAAGTTCTTCATCAAGTAGAACATGGTTATAGAATGCCATGCCCACCTGGTTGTCCAACTGCATTGTACGATATTATGTTAGAATG containing:
- the Src42a gene encoding tyrosine-protein kinase Src42A isoform X7 gives rise to the protein MPQIPDADVPTAKIFVALYDYDARTDEDLSFRKGEHLEILNDTQGDWWLARSKRTRQEGYIPSNYVAKLKSIEAEPWYFRKIKRIEAEKKLLLPENDHGAFLIRDSESRHNDYSLSVRDGDTVKHYRIRQLDEGGFFIARRTTFRTLQDLVEHYSKDADGLCVNLCKPCVQVEKPVTEGLSHRTRDQWEIDRSSLKFVRKLGQGQFGEVWEGSWNNTTAVAIKTLKPGTMDPKDFLAEAQIMKKLRHAKLIQLYAVCTLEEPIYIITELMRNGSLLEYLQVGKGKTLNLQRLIDMAAQIAAGMAYLESQNYIHRDLAARNVLVAELNVVKIADFGLARLIKEDEYEARIGARFPIKWTAPEAANYSKFSIKSDVWSFGILLTELVTYGRIPYPGMTNAEVLHQVEHGYRMPCPPGCPTALYDIMLECWNKDPMKRPTFETLQWKLEDFFTMEGSEYKEASAY
- the Src42a gene encoding tyrosine-protein kinase Src42A isoform X5, whose product is MGNCFSSPTDTEKEKPDRIGNPNIEAVASQASPVPTPPPDPIRPMPQIPDADVPTAKIFVALYDYDARTDEDLSFRKGEHLEILNDTQGDWWLARSKRTRQEGYIPSNYVAKLKSIEAEPWYFRKIKRIEAEKKLLLPENDHGAFLIRDSESRHNDYSLSVRDGDTVKHYRIRQLDEGGFFIARRTTFRTLQDLVEHYSKDADGLCVNLCKPCVQVEKPVTEGLSHRTRDQWEIDRSSLKFVRKLGQGQFGEVWEGSWNNTTAVAIKTLKPGTMDPKDFLAEAQIMKKLRHAKLIQLYAVCTLEEPIYIITELMRNGSLLEYLQGKGKTLNLQRLIDMAAQIAAGMAYLESQNYIHRDLAARNVLVAELNVVKIADFGLARLIKEDEYEARIGARFPIKWTAPEAANYSKFSIKSDVWSFGILLTELVTYGRIPYPGMTNAEVLHQVEHGYRMPCPPGCPTALYDIMLECWNKDPMKRPTFETLQWKLEDFFTMEGSEYKEASAY
- the Src42a gene encoding tyrosine-protein kinase Src42A isoform X4, whose amino-acid sequence is MGNCFSSPTDTEKEKPDRIGNPNIEAVASQASPVPTPPPDPIRPMPQIPDADVPTAKIFVALYDYDARTDEDLSFRKGEHLEILNDTQGDWWLARSKRTRQEGYIPSNYVAKLKSIEAEPWYFRKIKRIEAEKKLLLPENDHGAFLIRDSESRHNDYSLSVRDGDTVKHYRIRQLDEGGFFIARRTTFRTLQDLVEHYSKDADGLCVNLCKPCVQVEKPVTEGLSHRTRDQWEIDRSSLKFVRKLGQGQFGEVWEGSWNNTTAVAIKTLKPGTMDPKDFLAEAQIMKKLRHAKLIQLYAVCTLEEPIYIITELMRNGSLLEYLQVGKGKTLNLQRLIDMAAQIAAGMAYLESQNYIHRDLAARNVLVAELNVVKIADFGLARLIKEDEYEARIGARFPIKWTAPEAANYSKFSIKSDVWSFGILLTELVTYGRIPYPGMTNAEVLHQVEHGYRMPCPPGCPTALYDIMLECWNKDPMKRPTFETLQWKLEDFFTMEGSEYKEASAY
- the Src42a gene encoding tyrosine-protein kinase Src42A isoform X6, producing MVYSPTDTEKEKPDRIGNPNIEAVASQASPVPTPPPDPIRPMPQIPDADVPTAKIFVALYDYDARTDEDLSFRKGEHLEILNDTQGDWWLARSKRTRQEGYIPSNYVAKLKSIEAEPWYFRKIKRIEAEKKLLLPENDHGAFLIRDSESRHNDYSLSVRDGDTVKHYRIRQLDEGGFFIARRTTFRTLQDLVEHYSKDADGLCVNLCKPCVQVEKPVTEGLSHRTRDQWEIDRSSLKFVRKLGQGQFGEVWEGSWNNTTAVAIKTLKPGTMDPKDFLAEAQIMKKLRHAKLIQLYAVCTLEEPIYIITELMRNGSLLEYLQVGKGKTLNLQRLIDMAAQIAAGMAYLESQNYIHRDLAARNVLVAELNVVKIADFGLARLIKEDEYEARIGARFPIKWTAPEAANYSKFSIKSDVWSFGILLTELVTYGRIPYPGMTNAEVLHQVEHGYRMPCPPGCPTALYDIMLECWNKDPMKRPTFETLQWKLEDFFTMEGSEYKEASAY